A window of the Roseburia sp. 831b genome harbors these coding sequences:
- a CDS encoding manganese efflux pump MntP, with protein sequence MNWIESLLIIAGISLDIFAAMECQGSLVAKIDKKHLSLICALIALWQMVALFVGNSLATLLCRDEITQKESLIGEILAIVIFFGLGIRLLIKALRNERVIEHREENLGFKRFTLMAAMTSIYTVLAGIAFGLLGTNVTIILVLIVCFTIAFVIMGMYTGYHLGFEHKTKAYVGGAILLWIAGIDVIVRHLH encoded by the coding sequence ATGAACTGGATAGAAAGTTTGCTAATCATAGCAGGAATTTCATTAGACATATTTGCAGCGATGGAATGCCAGGGCTCATTGGTAGCGAAAATAGATAAAAAACATTTGAGTCTGATTTGTGCATTGATTGCACTCTGGCAGATGGTTGCTTTGTTTGTAGGAAATTCACTTGCTACGCTCCTTTGCCGGGATGAGATAACGCAGAAAGAGAGTTTAATTGGTGAAATCCTTGCAATCGTTATTTTCTTTGGATTAGGAATCCGGTTGTTAATAAAGGCACTTCGGAATGAACGGGTGATTGAACACCGCGAAGAAAACTTAGGATTCAAGCGTTTTACCTTGATGGCAGCAATGACAAGTATTTACACAGTCCTTGCAGGAATTGCGTTTGGTCTGTTAGGGACCAATGTAACGATTATTTTAGTATTAATTGTCTGTTTTACGATAGCATTTGTAATTATGGGAATGTATACAGGCTACCACTTGGGATTCGAACATAAAACAAAAGCTTATGTTGGCGGCGCAATTTTATTATGGATTGCAGGAATTGATGTCATTGTCCGACATCTGCATTAA
- a CDS encoding B12-binding domain-containing radical SAM protein — MNIYLTAINAKYIHSNLAVYSLKAYAKEFQDKIQIGEFTINNRADAILEEIYKAKPDVLCFSCYIWNIAYVEEIITEFHKLRPEVPIWVGGPEVSYEVEAFLKEHPQVTGIMIGEGEKTFREVCEYYVNQENAQTQDEKEKEGSIKHSERLFDIRGIAIREEQTGEVILTGPQEILDMNTIPFCYGDIEKSSEEDQMAYFKNRIIYYESSRGCPFSCSYCLSSVEKKLRFRDAELVKKELGFFIEKKVPQVKFVDRTFNCDHKHAMEIWKFLKEHDNGVTNFHFEISADLLTEEELEFIGTMRPGLIQLEIGVQSTNEATITEIHRTMKLDRLKETVRKIQKNANIHEHLDLIAGLPYEDYETFRKSFNEIYALKPNQLQLGFLKVLKGSYMYEHAKEYEIVYHAKPPYEVMKTRWLPFEDVLRIKRVEEMLEVYYNSGQFEITMKVLEPFFQDAFSMFQLLGDFYEKNGYFAMSHSRIRRCEILLEFMQEYLREMHGKVDITTERGDALELHQEALLFDLYYRENCKSRPKWAADATSFKEMTRTYCKRGMLSHVEPFHYLFPDKKVRTLKELPARQKEPVFVLFDYEKRDPLDHQAAVSLV; from the coding sequence GTGAACATATATTTAACAGCAATCAATGCAAAATACATTCATTCCAATCTGGCTGTGTACAGCCTGAAAGCCTATGCGAAGGAGTTTCAGGATAAGATTCAGATTGGTGAATTTACGATTAATAACAGAGCGGATGCGATTTTAGAGGAAATCTACAAGGCAAAACCGGATGTACTTTGTTTTTCCTGCTACATCTGGAATATTGCATATGTGGAGGAGATTATAACGGAATTTCATAAACTGCGGCCGGAGGTTCCAATCTGGGTTGGCGGGCCGGAAGTGTCTTATGAGGTGGAGGCATTTTTAAAAGAGCATCCACAGGTGACCGGAATTATGATTGGTGAAGGAGAAAAGACATTCCGAGAGGTGTGCGAATATTATGTAAACCAAGAGAACGCACAAACGCAGGATGAAAAAGAAAAAGAGGGCAGCATAAAACATTCAGAGAGGCTTTTTGATATCAGGGGGATTGCAATCCGCGAAGAACAAACAGGCGAGGTGATTCTGACCGGGCCGCAGGAAATCTTAGATATGAATACGATTCCATTCTGCTATGGGGATATTGAAAAAAGCAGCGAAGAGGACCAGATGGCATACTTTAAGAATCGCATTATCTACTACGAATCCAGCCGTGGATGCCCGTTTTCTTGTAGTTATTGTCTGTCTTCCGTGGAGAAAAAGCTTCGTTTCCGTGATGCGGAACTTGTAAAAAAGGAACTTGGCTTTTTCATTGAGAAGAAGGTTCCACAGGTCAAATTTGTGGATCGAACCTTTAACTGCGACCATAAACATGCGATGGAAATCTGGAAGTTCCTCAAGGAACATGACAATGGAGTCACCAATTTCCATTTTGAAATATCGGCAGATCTTCTGACAGAGGAGGAACTGGAGTTTATCGGAACGATGCGCCCGGGGCTGATTCAGCTTGAGATTGGGGTGCAGTCGACCAATGAGGCAACCATCACAGAGATTCACCGTACCATGAAGTTAGACCGGTTAAAAGAGACGGTAAGAAAGATTCAGAAGAATGCAAATATCCATGAGCATCTTGATTTGATAGCGGGATTGCCTTACGAAGATTACGAGACGTTCCGAAAGTCGTTTAATGAGATTTATGCATTAAAACCAAATCAGCTTCAGCTTGGCTTTTTGAAGGTGCTTAAGGGTTCTTACATGTATGAGCATGCAAAGGAATACGAAATCGTTTACCATGCAAAGCCACCTTATGAGGTGATGAAGACCAGATGGCTTCCGTTTGAGGATGTACTTCGCATCAAACGGGTAGAGGAAATGCTAGAAGTTTACTACAACAGTGGGCAGTTTGAAATTACGATGAAGGTGTTGGAACCATTTTTCCAGGATGCCTTTTCCATGTTCCAGCTGCTTGGAGACTTCTACGAAAAGAATGGCTACTTTGCGATGAGCCACTCCAGAATCAGACGTTGTGAGATTCTGCTGGAATTCATGCAGGAGTATTTACGTGAGATGCACGGAAAGGTTGACATAACAACTGAAAGAGGAGATGCGTTGGAGCTACATCAGGAGGCACTGCTGTTTGATTTGTATTATCGCGAAAATTGCAAGAGCAGACCAAAATGGGCGGCAGACGCTACATCCTTTAAAGAGATGACGAGAACCTACTGCAAACGTGGAATGCTTTCCCATGTCGAACCGTTCCATTATCTTTTCCCGGATAAGAAGGTACGCACGCTGAAAGAACTCCCGGCGCGGCAAAAGGAGCCTGTTTTTGTATTGTTTGATTATGAAAAAAGAGATCCGCTCGACCACCAGGCAGCGGTAAGTCTTGTGTGA